In one window of Romboutsia hominis DNA:
- the infB gene encoding translation initiation factor IF-2, translating to MSTRVYQIAEELKVSNEEMIQKLKELDIDVENENSEIAEDELELVIDILKEEIAAAKGNILKIEGKLTVQELANALDKSASEIIMKLMKMGTMATINQELNFEIASLVAKDYGFELVVGGADEEEVEAIDALMEIEEDKEEDLKPRPPVVTVMGHVDHGKTSLLDAIRSTNVTSREAGGITQHIGASEVMVNGQKIVFLDTPGHEAFTAMRARGAQVTDIAILVVAADDGIMPQTVEAINHAKAAEVPLIVAINKIDKPAANPDRVKQELADQGLLVEDWGGDVIAVPVSALKGEGIDTLLEMILLVAEVEEFKANPDKRAVGTVVEAELDKGRGPVATVLVQGGTLKVGDPIVCGTASGKVRAMINSKGKRVKTAGPSTAVEILGLSEVPQGGDQFVAVATEKIARSVAEKRAQMAREEMLKSNQRMSLDDFFSHMNDADVKELNIVVKADVQGSVQAVKQSLEKLSTEEVAVRVIHGGVGAVTESDVMLAAASNAIIIGFNVRPGATAETIAKKESVDIRCYTIIYKAIEDVQAAMLGMLDPELKDEDTGKAEVRETFKLSGVGTIAGCYVTSGKIFRGSKVRIVRDGIVIHDGQLAALKRFKDDVKEVNHGYECGLSFVNYNDVKIGDIVEAYITKEVERKSL from the coding sequence AAGAGTATACCAAATCGCAGAAGAATTGAAAGTATCAAATGAAGAAATGATACAAAAGTTAAAAGAATTAGATATAGATGTAGAAAACGAAAATTCTGAAATAGCAGAAGATGAATTAGAGTTAGTTATAGACATATTAAAAGAAGAAATAGCAGCGGCTAAAGGAAATATATTAAAAATAGAAGGAAAATTAACTGTTCAAGAGTTAGCTAATGCCCTTGATAAGTCAGCTTCAGAAATAATAATGAAGCTTATGAAAATGGGAACTATGGCTACAATAAACCAAGAATTAAACTTCGAAATAGCTTCACTTGTTGCTAAGGACTACGGATTTGAATTAGTAGTTGGAGGAGCAGATGAAGAAGAAGTTGAAGCAATAGATGCTTTAATGGAAATAGAAGAAGATAAAGAAGAAGACTTAAAGCCTAGACCTCCAGTTGTTACAGTTATGGGACACGTTGACCACGGTAAAACATCTTTACTTGATGCAATAAGATCAACAAACGTAACTTCAAGAGAAGCAGGTGGAATAACTCAACATATAGGTGCTTCTGAAGTAATGGTAAATGGACAAAAGATAGTATTTTTAGATACTCCAGGACATGAAGCCTTCACAGCAATGAGAGCTAGAGGAGCACAAGTAACTGACATAGCAATATTAGTTGTTGCAGCAGATGATGGTATAATGCCTCAAACTGTTGAAGCTATAAACCATGCTAAAGCTGCTGAAGTACCATTAATAGTAGCTATAAACAAAATAGATAAACCAGCAGCTAACCCTGATAGAGTTAAGCAAGAATTAGCTGACCAAGGATTATTAGTTGAAGACTGGGGTGGAGACGTTATAGCAGTTCCAGTTTCAGCGCTTAAAGGTGAAGGAATAGACACTTTACTTGAAATGATATTATTAGTTGCAGAAGTTGAAGAATTCAAAGCTAACCCTGATAAAAGAGCTGTTGGTACTGTTGTAGAAGCAGAACTTGATAAGGGAAGAGGACCAGTTGCTACTGTACTTGTTCAAGGTGGAACACTTAAAGTTGGAGATCCAATAGTATGTGGTACTGCAAGTGGTAAAGTAAGAGCAATGATAAACTCTAAAGGAAAAAGAGTTAAAACTGCTGGACCATCTACTGCTGTAGAAATATTAGGTTTATCAGAAGTTCCACAAGGTGGAGATCAATTTGTTGCTGTAGCTACTGAAAAGATAGCAAGAAGTGTAGCTGAAAAGAGAGCTCAAATGGCTAGAGAAGAAATGTTAAAATCTAACCAAAGAATGTCTCTTGATGATTTCTTCAGCCATATGAACGATGCTGACGTTAAAGAATTAAACATAGTTGTTAAAGCTGACGTTCAAGGTTCTGTTCAAGCTGTTAAACAATCACTTGAAAAATTATCTACTGAAGAAGTAGCAGTTAGAGTTATACATGGTGGTGTTGGTGCTGTAACTGAGTCAGACGTTATGCTTGCTGCTGCATCTAATGCTATAATAATAGGATTTAACGTAAGACCTGGAGCTACTGCTGAAACTATAGCTAAGAAAGAATCTGTTGATATAAGATGTTACACAATAATATACAAAGCTATAGAAGATGTTCAAGCTGCAATGCTTGGAATGCTAGATCCAGAGCTTAAAGATGAAGATACTGGTAAAGCTGAAGTTAGAGAAACATTCAAATTATCAGGTGTTGGAACAATAGCAGGATGTTATGTAACAAGTGGTAAGATATTTAGAGGTTCTAAGGTAAGAATAGTAAGAGATGGTATAGTAATCCACGATGGACAATTAGCAGCTCTTAAGAGATTCAAAGATGATGTTAAAGAAGTTAACCACGGATACGAATGTGGATTAAGCTTTGTTAACTACAACGATGTAAAAATCGGAGATATAGTAGAAGCTTATATAACTAAAGAAGTAGAAAGAAAAAGTTTATAA